From a region of the Methanomassiliicoccales archaeon genome:
- a CDS encoding carboxymuconolactone decarboxylase family protein, whose protein sequence is MDNCRAKAQKAVDELGQQMGGYVPETLKHINKHYPSLAVIIKDMDKVINEDGALDRKTKRLIALACVAVRMCDGCVYPQAKVAKNNGATREEIMEALNIAVLTGGVPTWSNAKGGITKLFDEWDAEDAEKKLFSKPKAKSKTTKKTATKK, encoded by the coding sequence ATGGACAATTGCAGAGCGAAGGCCCAGAAGGCCGTGGATGAGCTGGGACAGCAAATGGGCGGATACGTTCCGGAGACATTGAAGCACATCAACAAACACTATCCTTCCTTGGCGGTCATCATCAAGGACATGGACAAGGTCATCAACGAGGACGGCGCCCTGGACCGCAAGACCAAGCGCCTTATCGCCCTGGCCTGCGTCGCCGTGAGAATGTGTGACGGCTGTGTCTATCCTCAGGCCAAGGTGGCCAAGAACAACGGGGCTACGCGCGAGGAGATCATGGAGGCTCTGAACATCGCTGTGCTGACCGGTGGCGTTCCTACCTGGTCCAACGCAAAGGGCGGAATTACCAAGCTGTTCGACGAGTGGGATGCCGAGGACGCAGAGAAGAAGTTGTTTAGCAAGCCTAAGGCCAAGTCTAAAACGACCAAGAAGACCGCGACAAAGAAGTGA